The Deinococcus aquaedulcis DNA segment CTGGTGGGCTTCGTGCGCCGCGTCAGTGAAATGACGCGGGGCAAGGCGTACTTCACCACGCCGCAGAACATCGGCCAGTACGTGCTGATGGACTTTGTGACGAACAAGACCAAACTGGTGAATTAGGGGATGGTTGATAGGAGAAGGTTGATGGAGAGAGGGTTCCTACATCAACCTTCTCCCATTCACCATCAACTCCCCCCGCCCTACACTCGGCGCATGGAGTTCAAGCTGGAGGACGCGGTGGGGCTGCTGTCACGCACGCCGGGGGTGCTGGGGGCGCTGCTGCGGGACTTGCCGGACGGCTGGGCGGCGCTGGATGAGGGGGAAGGCACCTGGAGCCCAGCTCAGGTGGTCGTGCACCTGATCCACGCCGAGCACACCAACTGGCTGCCACGCGCTCGGGTGCTGCTCTCGGTGGGCGAAGCGCAGGTGTTTCCGCCCTTTGACCGCTTTGGGCATCTGCACACCGGGCAGGGGCGGACTCTGGGCGCCCTGCTGAATGACTTCGCCGCCGTGCGCGCCCAGAGCCTGGGGCAGCTGGCAGCGCTGAACCTGACCGACACTGACCTGCGCCGCACAGGCCAGCACCCAGAGTTTGGCCCCGTGACCCTGGCGCAGCTGCTCGCCACCTGGGCGGCTCACGATCTGGACCACCTCGCGCAGATCACGCGGACGCTGGCGGGCGGCTACCGGGAGGCGGTGGGCCCGTGGCAAGCGTACCTGCGGGTGCTGCGCGGGTAAGGAACGGGGCGGCCCCTCATGCCGTGGCCGCAGGTGCGGTCACAGCGGACGCGGCCCGCAGGTAGCCTGGGGCATGCGCCGCCTGCTGCCGCTTCTGCTGAGCCCCCTGCTGGGCGCCTGTGGTCTGGTTCCTCTGCCTGAAGTGCAGGCCCAGGATTTCTACTTCGTGAACACGGTGCCCAACCTGCAACCGCACGAGGTGGCGTACATGGACACCAACCAGCTGGACCACCTCACGCTGCCCCGCGCCCGTTACCGCCACGTCACGATGGACGCCGTGCTGACCCCCGAAGGCCCCGTGACCGAAGCCCGGGTGCAGATTTTTGCCTCGCCCACGCGGCCAGACTGTCCGAGAGTGGCGCCCCCGGCCAACAATCCCAGCGATCTGAGCGGCGCCCTGCGCTGCAACGGCCCGGCGGGCGGGCAACAACTGGCCGAAGTGACCCTCAAGCGCGGCACCGATACCCCCATCCACCTGGAGGGCGCCGCCCTGGACGAGGCCATTCGGGGCGGCCAGCTGTACATCGGCGTGCGCCTGCTCAGCCGCGAAGACACGCAGGGCGCGGTGGTCTGGGTCCGCCAGATTCGGGTACGGGCCCGGGTGTAGCGCCTGCTGGCTCAAACTCGGCTGGTATCTCTCCAACACGATCAAGCCGGGCAGGCAGGCGGCAAAGCAGCGCGGCAGCGAAAAACCCCTCCGGTTCGGGAGGGGCGTTTTCTGGATGTGCGCAACTCACCCGCATGACCACCTTCAGCGGCTGCGGTCACGCACGTAGTCGTCATGCAGCCGGCGCAGCAATTCGGCGCGGCTGGCCCCGGGGTGCTGGCGGCGCTTGGCGGTGAGGCCGCGCTCTATGGCGCCCCGGTTGCCCAGGGTCATGGACAGCAGCTTGCGCTCCCAGACGGCCTCGGCGCGGCGGGACTGGCCCTGGCCGCGCCGTTCGGGGTGACGCACGCCCCGGGTGGCCAGCAGCAGGGCGAACACCAGCCCGGCCAGCAGCACCAGCAGCAGCGCGGCGTCCATCGTCAGCCCATGCGCACGAACATGGGGGGCTTCACACCCACCATGCGGGCCATCAGCCACACCTGCCCCTTGTGGTGGGCCTCGTGGGCCACGATGGCGTCCAGCAAGGCGGCCACGGGCATTTCACGGCCGCCAAAGGCGGGAATGCGGCGCGACAGATCCTCGTCGCTCATGGCGGTCATGGCACCCGTGGCGGCGGCCATGCTCTGCTGCAGGCGCTCGCGGGCTTCGGCCAGGGACTGGCTGGGGGCCGGCAGGTCGCCGGGGGCCTGGCCCTGAATCATGTTCAGGAGGCGGCTGGCGCTGCCCGACAGGTGATCGGCCTGCCCAATGAAGCTCATGCCGCCGTCCCAGGCCGAGAAGGTGGCCTGGTCCTCGGGCAGCTGGGCGTACAGGTCCAGCAGGGCGGCGCGGTGGCTTTCAAAGTTCCGGGCGTAGATGGCGCTGCGGTTCATGGGCCGCAGGATAGCGGGCCCCGAAAGCCCGGGACTGAAGGCCGCGCTACAGCGGACGGTTTTTCAGGGCGTCGCGGATCTCGGCCAGCAGCTTTTCCTCGTTGCTGGGCTCGGCCACGGCGGGTTTCTCCTGCCGCTTGAAACGCTCGGTGATCTTGTTCATGGGTGTGACCACCAAGAAATAGATCACCAGCGCGGTCAGAACGAAGTTGATGACGGCCGTGATAAAGCTGCCGTAATCCAACACGATGGCGTCCACCCCAGGCGCAGCCGCGCGCAGGGTGATGGCCCCTGCCACCGACCCACCAGTCACCAGCTTGACGATCGGGTCCAAAAATCCTTTGGTGAAGGCCGTGACCACACCACCGAACGCCGCGCCGATCACCACCCCTACCGCCAGATCCACGACATTGCCCCGCAGGAGGAATTTCTGAAAGCCGCTCAGCATGAGCGCAGTGTGGCACGGCGGCGCAAACCGCAGGTGGGCGCCACTGATGCCGGGCGCCCACCGAATGCTTTCAGCTGCTGCAGCTACGCCTGCGCGGTGTCCTTGACCGCGTGGGCGCTCATGCCCCACTGGTGGCCGCTGCTCTGGGCGCCCTGCAGAATCACGCGGGCCAGTTCGCCCAGCGTGGCGCCGCCCGCCCGCACGTCCATCTTCAGTTCGGCGCGCAGTTCCGAGAGGCTCACGTCATCCAGCATCAGCTCGGTGCCGTAGCGCAGGGTGGTGGGCGGCACGATCAGCAGATCGGCCTCGCCCGGCTTCACCGCGTGGCGGAAGCAGCGCCCGGTCAGTAGGCCGGCCACGGTGGTCACCTTGCCGAAGGTCTTGTTCTCCACGGCGCGCACCTCCAGGGTCAGGCCGTCAATGGCCCGCAGTGGCTCCACGGCGCGGTCCAGCGACTCGGCAAAGAGGGTGCCGGTGCCCAGAATCACGCGCGTGGGCTGCGGCAGCGCGGCGGGTAGGTCGGGCAGGGCCTCGGTCAGGAAGTCGCGGATCATGCCCACACCGTTTTCCAGCATGGGAAAGCCCTCGTACTCGTCCTCGGTGGGCAGTGGCTCGCCGGCCAGCAGGTACAGTTCGTCGCTGGGAAAGACGAAGCGGGTGCCGCGCTCGGCCAGGAACTGCCGTCGCCACACGTTCAGCCGCGCCAGGGTGTCCTGCGCTTCTTCGCGGGAGAAGGTACGCACGTCCGGCAGGTTGGTGCGGTGCCCAGTCAGGCCAATGGGCACCACCGCCGCGCTGATCACGTTGGGGCGGCTGGATAGGTACGCCACGGTGTCGTCCAGATGCTCACGATCATTACGCCCCGGCACCAGCACGATCTGGGTGTACAGGTCAATACTCTCCAGGCGCTCGATCATGGAGCGGATCTGCACGGCCTGGGGGTCTTTGACCTTCAGTTTCCACCACTTCATCAGGTCCTGGCGCAGGTCCTGGTTCGCCGTGTGCACCGACACGTACAGCGGCGAGAGGTTCTCGTCCAGAATCCGGTTGATGTCGCCCTCGGTGAGGTTGGTCAGGGTGACAAACGAGCCGTACAGAAAGGACAGGCGGTAATCGTCGTCCATGATGTACAGGCTTTTGCGAAAGCCGCGCGGCATCTGGTGTACGTAGCAGAAATCGCACTTGTTGGCGCACTTTTTAATGCCGTCGAACAGCACTTCTTCGAAGTCCAGGCCCGGGTCTTCCCACTCCACCGTGAAGGTGAAGGTGTCGTCCAGGCTGGGGGGGGCGGGCAGCATCAGGCGGTGGT contains these protein-coding regions:
- a CDS encoding DinB family protein; protein product: MEFKLEDAVGLLSRTPGVLGALLRDLPDGWAALDEGEGTWSPAQVVVHLIHAEHTNWLPRARVLLSVGEAQVFPPFDRFGHLHTGQGRTLGALLNDFAAVRAQSLGQLAALNLTDTDLRRTGQHPEFGPVTLAQLLATWAAHDLDHLAQITRTLAGGYREAVGPWQAYLRVLRG
- a CDS encoding DinB family protein — its product is MNRSAIYARNFESHRAALLDLYAQLPEDQATFSAWDGGMSFIGQADHLSGSASRLLNMIQGQAPGDLPAPSQSLAEARERLQQSMAAATGAMTAMSDEDLSRRIPAFGGREMPVAALLDAIVAHEAHHKGQVWLMARMVGVKPPMFVRMG
- the mscL gene encoding large conductance mechanosensitive channel protein MscL; translation: MLSGFQKFLLRGNVVDLAVGVVIGAAFGGVVTAFTKGFLDPIVKLVTGGSVAGAITLRAAAPGVDAIVLDYGSFITAVINFVLTALVIYFLVVTPMNKITERFKRQEKPAVAEPSNEEKLLAEIRDALKNRPL
- a CDS encoding DUF512 domain-containing protein; translated protein: MQEQLFPAPIKSVEKGSAAERAGVRPGDVLLRVNGQAVTDVLAYRHLLSQGAATLEIARPQEAPRVMTGVPGTAQDHHRLMLPAPPSLDDTFTFTVEWEDPGLDFEEVLFDGIKKCANKCDFCYVHQMPRGFRKSLYIMDDDYRLSFLYGSFVTLTNLTEGDINRILDENLSPLYVSVHTANQDLRQDLMKWWKLKVKDPQAVQIRSMIERLESIDLYTQIVLVPGRNDREHLDDTVAYLSSRPNVISAAVVPIGLTGHRTNLPDVRTFSREEAQDTLARLNVWRRQFLAERGTRFVFPSDELYLLAGEPLPTEDEYEGFPMLENGVGMIRDFLTEALPDLPAALPQPTRVILGTGTLFAESLDRAVEPLRAIDGLTLEVRAVENKTFGKVTTVAGLLTGRCFRHAVKPGEADLLIVPPTTLRYGTELMLDDVSLSELRAELKMDVRAGGATLGELARVILQGAQSSGHQWGMSAHAVKDTAQA